In Cheilinus undulatus linkage group 16, ASM1832078v1, whole genome shotgun sequence, one DNA window encodes the following:
- the ago3b gene encoding protein argonaute-3 isoform X1 translates to MEIGTTGAAGAQALFSLPRRPGYGTIGKPIKLLANCFQVEIPKIDVYLYEVDIKPDKCPRRVNREVVDSMVQHFKVTIFGDCLPVYDGKRSLYTANPLPVATGGVDLDVTLPGDGGKDRPFKVTIKFVSLVSWHMLHEVLTGRAMAEPVDLDKPISTNPVHAVDVVLRHLPSMKYTPVGRSFFSSPEGYDHPLGGGREVWFGFHQSVRPAMWKMMLNIDVSATAFYKAQPVIQFMCEVLDIHNIDEQPRPLTDSHRVKFTKEIKGLKVEVTHCGTMRRKYRVCNVTRRPASLQTFPLQLENGQTVERTVAQYFREKYNLQLKYPHLPCLQVGQEQKHTYLPLEVCNIVAGQRCIKKLTDNQTSTMIKATARSAPDRQEEISRLVRSANYESDPFVQEFQFRVRDEMAQVTGRVLPAPMLQYGGRVSSEPFMPQQINPALSLQNRTVATPSHGVWDMRGKQFHTGVEIKMWAIACFATQRQCREEILKSFTDQLRKISKDAGMPIQGQPCFCKYAQGADSVEPMFRHLKNTYGGLQLIIVILPGKTPVYAEVKRVGDTLLGMATQCVQVKNVVKTSPQTLSNLCLKINVKLGGINNILVPHQRPSVFQQPVIFLGADVTHPPAGDGKKPSIAAVVGSMDAHPSRYCATVRVQRPRQEVIQDLASMVRELLIQFYKSTRYKPTRIIFYRDGVSEGQFRQVLYYELLAIREACISLEKDYQPGITYIVVQKRHHTRLFCADRNERVGRSGNIPAGTTVDTDITHPYEFDFYLCSHAGIQGTSRPSHYHVLWDDNCFTGDEFQLLTYQLCHTYVRCTRSVSIPAPAYYAHLVAFRARYHLVDKEHDSAEGSHVSGQSNGRDPQALAKAVQVHHDTLRTMYFA, encoded by the exons GAGCCGCTGGAGCCCAAGCCCTTTTTTCATTGCCTCGTCGACCGGGCTATGGCACCATTGGGAAACCCATCAAACTTTTGGCCAACTGCTTCCAGGTGGAAATACCCAAGATCGACGTCTATCTCTATGAGGTGGACATCAAGCCTGACAAATGTCCTCGCAGGGTCAACAG GGAGGTGGTGGACTCTATGGTCCAGCATTTCAAGGTGACCATCTTTGGTGACTGCCTGCCAGTTTACGATGGGAAAAGAAGCCTTTACACTGCTAACCCACTGCCTGTCGCCACTGGTGGG gTGGATCTGGATGTCACCCTGCCAGGTGATGGCGGAAAGGATCGCCCATTTAAAGTGACCATTAAGTTTGTTTCGTTGGTCAGCTGGCACATGCTGCATGAAGTCTTAACAGGACGCGCCATGGCCGAGCCAGTGGACCTGGACAAACCGATCAGCACTAACCCTGTTCATGCAGTGGATGTAGTTCTTCGACACCTGCCCTCCATGAA GTACACGCCTGTTGGAAGatccttcttctcctctccaGAGGGCTACGACCACCCTCTCGGTGGAGGGAGAGaggtttggtttggtttccATCAGTCAGTGCGGCCCGCAATGTGGAAAATGATGCTAAACATTGATG TTTCAGCCACAGCTTTTTACAAAGCCCAGCCAGTCATCCAGTTCATGTGTGAGGTCCTGGACATTCACAACATTGACGAGCAGCCCCGGCCTCTTACTGACTCCCACAGGGTCAAGTTCACCAAAGAGATCAAAG GTCTGAAAGTAGAAGTGACACACTGTGGAACCATGCGTAGGAAGTACAGAGTCTGCAATGTAACACGACGCCCTGCCAGCCTCCAGAC ATTTCCCCTGCAGCTTGAGAATGGTCAGACAGTTGAACGCACAGTGGCACAGTACTTCAGGGAGAAGTACAACCTGCAGCTAAAGTATCCCCACCTGCCATGTTTGCAGGTGGGCCAGGAACAGAAACACACCTACCTGCCACTGGAG GTGTGCAATATTGTTGCTGGCCAGCGCTGCATCAAAAAGCTAACAGATAACCAGACGTCGACCATGATCAAAGCTACTGCTCGCTCTGCACCGGACAGACAAGAGGAGATCAGCAGGCTG GTGAGGAGTGCAAACTATGAGTCAGACCCGTTTGTCCAGGAGTTTCAGTTCAGAGTTCGAGATGAGATGGCTCAGGTGACGGGCCGAGTCCTGCCCGCCCCCATGCTGCAATATGGCGGCAGGGTGAGCTCTGAACCATTTATG CCCCAGCAGATCAACCCTGCACTGTCGTTGCAGAACCGCACGGTGGCCACACCCAGCCACGGGGTGTGGGACATGAGGGGAAAGCAGTTTCACACTGGAGTGGAGATCAAGATGTGGGCCATTGCCTGCTTTGCCACACAGAGGCAGTGCAGAGAAGAGATCCTAAA GAGCTTCACTGACCAGCTGCGTAAAATCTCAAAGGATGCTGGGATGCCAATCCAAGGCCAGccatgtttttgtaaatatgcaCAAGGAGCAGACAGCGTGGAGCCAATGTTCAGACACCTGAAGAACACGTATGGGGGCCTGCAGCTCATCATCGTGATCCTACCTGGAAAAACACCTGTCTATG CTGAGGTGAAGCGGGTGGGTGACACCCTCCTTGGCATGGCCACTCAGTGTGTGCAGGTGAAGAATGTAGTGAAGACGTCGCCACAGACCCTTTCAAACCTGTGCCTCAAGATCAACGTCAAACTGGGAGGAATCAACAACATCCTGGTTCCACACCAACG ACCCTCAGTGTTCCAGCAGCCGGTCATCTTCCTTGGGGCAGATGTCACTCATCCTCCTGCAGGGGATGGGAAAAAGCCATCTATTGCAGCG GTGGTGGGCAGCATGGATGCCCACCCTAGCAGGTACTGTGCAACAGTGCGGGTCCAGAGGCCCAGACAGGAGGTGATCCAGGACTTGGCCTCAATGGTGCGGGAGCTCTTGATCCAGTTCTACAAATCAACGCGCTACAAGCCGACCAGGATCATTTTCTACAGAGATGGAGTGTCAGAGGGACAGTTCCGACAG GTGCTGTATTATGAGCTGCTGGCTATCAGGGAGGCTTGCATCAGTCTAGAGAAGGACTACCAGCCAGGGATTACCTATATCGTTGTGCAGAAACGTCATCACACAAGACTCTTTTGTGCAGATCGCAACGAGCGG GTTGGACGAAGTGGAAACATTCCTGCTGGCACCACAGTGGACACGGACATCACCCATCCCTACGAGTTCGACTTTTACCTCTGCAGTCACGCTGGAATCCAG GGTACGAGCCGGCCCTCCCACTACCACGTTCTTTGGGATGACAACTGTTTCACCGGCGATGAGTTCCAGCTCCTCACCTACCAGCTGTGCCACACCTACGTCCGCTGCACACGCTCCGTCTCCATCCCTGCACCGGCCTACTATGCCCACCTGGTGGCCTTCCGTGCTCGCTACCACCTGGTCGACAAAGAGCATGACAG TGCGGAGGGCAGCCATGTCTCGGGGCAGAGTAACGGCCGGGACCCTCAGGCACTGGCCAAGGCTGTCCAGGTCCACCACGACACACTGAGGACCATGTACTTTGCCTAA
- the ago3b gene encoding protein argonaute-3 isoform X3, with protein MEIGTTGAAGAQALFSLPRRPGYGTIGKPIKLLANCFQVEIPKIDVYLYEVDIKPDKCPRRVNREVVDSMVQHFKVTIFGDCLPVYDGKRSLYTANPLPVATGGVDLDVTLPGDGGKDRPFKVTIKFVSLVSWHMLHEVLTGRAMAEPVDLDKPISTNPVHAVDVVLRHLPSMKYTPVGRSFFSSPEGYDHPLGGGREVWFGFHQSVRPAMWKMMLNIDVSATAFYKAQPVIQFMCEVLDIHNIDEQPRPLTDSHRVKFTKEIKGLKVEVTHCGTMRRKYRVCNVTRRPASLQTFPLQLENGQTVERTVAQYFREKYNLQLKYPHLPCLQVGQEQKHTYLPLEVCNIVAGQRCIKKLTDNQTSTMIKATARSAPDRQEEISRLVRSANYESDPFVQEFQFRVRDEMAQVTGRVLPAPMLQYGGRVSSEPFMNRTVATPSHGVWDMRGKQFHTGVEIKMWAIACFATQRQCREEILKSFTDQLRKISKDAGMPIQGQPCFCKYAQGADSVEPMFRHLKNTYGGLQLIIVILPGKTPVYAEVKRVGDTLLGMATQCVQVKNVVKTSPQTLSNLCLKINVKLGGINNILVPHQRPSVFQQPVIFLGADVTHPPAGDGKKPSIAAVVGSMDAHPSRYCATVRVQRPRQEVIQDLASMVRELLIQFYKSTRYKPTRIIFYRDGVSEGQFRQVLYYELLAIREACISLEKDYQPGITYIVVQKRHHTRLFCADRNERVGRSGNIPAGTTVDTDITHPYEFDFYLCSHAGIQGTSRPSHYHVLWDDNCFTGDEFQLLTYQLCHTYVRCTRSVSIPAPAYYAHLVAFRARYHLVDKEHDSAEGSHVSGQSNGRDPQALAKAVQVHHDTLRTMYFA; from the exons GAGCCGCTGGAGCCCAAGCCCTTTTTTCATTGCCTCGTCGACCGGGCTATGGCACCATTGGGAAACCCATCAAACTTTTGGCCAACTGCTTCCAGGTGGAAATACCCAAGATCGACGTCTATCTCTATGAGGTGGACATCAAGCCTGACAAATGTCCTCGCAGGGTCAACAG GGAGGTGGTGGACTCTATGGTCCAGCATTTCAAGGTGACCATCTTTGGTGACTGCCTGCCAGTTTACGATGGGAAAAGAAGCCTTTACACTGCTAACCCACTGCCTGTCGCCACTGGTGGG gTGGATCTGGATGTCACCCTGCCAGGTGATGGCGGAAAGGATCGCCCATTTAAAGTGACCATTAAGTTTGTTTCGTTGGTCAGCTGGCACATGCTGCATGAAGTCTTAACAGGACGCGCCATGGCCGAGCCAGTGGACCTGGACAAACCGATCAGCACTAACCCTGTTCATGCAGTGGATGTAGTTCTTCGACACCTGCCCTCCATGAA GTACACGCCTGTTGGAAGatccttcttctcctctccaGAGGGCTACGACCACCCTCTCGGTGGAGGGAGAGaggtttggtttggtttccATCAGTCAGTGCGGCCCGCAATGTGGAAAATGATGCTAAACATTGATG TTTCAGCCACAGCTTTTTACAAAGCCCAGCCAGTCATCCAGTTCATGTGTGAGGTCCTGGACATTCACAACATTGACGAGCAGCCCCGGCCTCTTACTGACTCCCACAGGGTCAAGTTCACCAAAGAGATCAAAG GTCTGAAAGTAGAAGTGACACACTGTGGAACCATGCGTAGGAAGTACAGAGTCTGCAATGTAACACGACGCCCTGCCAGCCTCCAGAC ATTTCCCCTGCAGCTTGAGAATGGTCAGACAGTTGAACGCACAGTGGCACAGTACTTCAGGGAGAAGTACAACCTGCAGCTAAAGTATCCCCACCTGCCATGTTTGCAGGTGGGCCAGGAACAGAAACACACCTACCTGCCACTGGAG GTGTGCAATATTGTTGCTGGCCAGCGCTGCATCAAAAAGCTAACAGATAACCAGACGTCGACCATGATCAAAGCTACTGCTCGCTCTGCACCGGACAGACAAGAGGAGATCAGCAGGCTG GTGAGGAGTGCAAACTATGAGTCAGACCCGTTTGTCCAGGAGTTTCAGTTCAGAGTTCGAGATGAGATGGCTCAGGTGACGGGCCGAGTCCTGCCCGCCCCCATGCTGCAATATGGCGGCAGGGTGAGCTCTGAACCATTTATG AACCGCACGGTGGCCACACCCAGCCACGGGGTGTGGGACATGAGGGGAAAGCAGTTTCACACTGGAGTGGAGATCAAGATGTGGGCCATTGCCTGCTTTGCCACACAGAGGCAGTGCAGAGAAGAGATCCTAAA GAGCTTCACTGACCAGCTGCGTAAAATCTCAAAGGATGCTGGGATGCCAATCCAAGGCCAGccatgtttttgtaaatatgcaCAAGGAGCAGACAGCGTGGAGCCAATGTTCAGACACCTGAAGAACACGTATGGGGGCCTGCAGCTCATCATCGTGATCCTACCTGGAAAAACACCTGTCTATG CTGAGGTGAAGCGGGTGGGTGACACCCTCCTTGGCATGGCCACTCAGTGTGTGCAGGTGAAGAATGTAGTGAAGACGTCGCCACAGACCCTTTCAAACCTGTGCCTCAAGATCAACGTCAAACTGGGAGGAATCAACAACATCCTGGTTCCACACCAACG ACCCTCAGTGTTCCAGCAGCCGGTCATCTTCCTTGGGGCAGATGTCACTCATCCTCCTGCAGGGGATGGGAAAAAGCCATCTATTGCAGCG GTGGTGGGCAGCATGGATGCCCACCCTAGCAGGTACTGTGCAACAGTGCGGGTCCAGAGGCCCAGACAGGAGGTGATCCAGGACTTGGCCTCAATGGTGCGGGAGCTCTTGATCCAGTTCTACAAATCAACGCGCTACAAGCCGACCAGGATCATTTTCTACAGAGATGGAGTGTCAGAGGGACAGTTCCGACAG GTGCTGTATTATGAGCTGCTGGCTATCAGGGAGGCTTGCATCAGTCTAGAGAAGGACTACCAGCCAGGGATTACCTATATCGTTGTGCAGAAACGTCATCACACAAGACTCTTTTGTGCAGATCGCAACGAGCGG GTTGGACGAAGTGGAAACATTCCTGCTGGCACCACAGTGGACACGGACATCACCCATCCCTACGAGTTCGACTTTTACCTCTGCAGTCACGCTGGAATCCAG GGTACGAGCCGGCCCTCCCACTACCACGTTCTTTGGGATGACAACTGTTTCACCGGCGATGAGTTCCAGCTCCTCACCTACCAGCTGTGCCACACCTACGTCCGCTGCACACGCTCCGTCTCCATCCCTGCACCGGCCTACTATGCCCACCTGGTGGCCTTCCGTGCTCGCTACCACCTGGTCGACAAAGAGCATGACAG TGCGGAGGGCAGCCATGTCTCGGGGCAGAGTAACGGCCGGGACCCTCAGGCACTGGCCAAGGCTGTCCAGGTCCACCACGACACACTGAGGACCATGTACTTTGCCTAA
- the ago3b gene encoding protein argonaute-3 isoform X4, with amino-acid sequence MEIGTTGAAGAQALFSLPRRPGYGTIGKPIKLLANCFQVEIPKIDVYLYEVDIKPDKCPRRVNREVVDSMVQHFKVTIFGDCLPVYDGKRSLYTANPLPVATGGVDLDVTLPGDGGKDRPFKVTIKFVSLVSWHMLHEVLTGRAMAEPVDLDKPISTNPVHAVDVVLRHLPSMKYTPVGRSFFSSPEGYDHPLGGGREVWFGFHQSVRPAMWKMMLNIDVSATAFYKAQPVIQFMCEVLDIHNIDEQPRPLTDSHRVKFTKEIKGLKVEVTHCGTMRRKYRVCNVTRRPASLQTFPLQLENGQTVERTVAQYFREKYNLQLKYPHLPCLQVGQEQKHTYLPLEVCNIVAGQRCIKKLTDNQTSTMIKATARSAPDRQEEISRLVRSANYESDPFVQEFQFRVRDEMAQVTGRVLPAPMLQYGGRNRTVATPSHGVWDMRGKQFHTGVEIKMWAIACFATQRQCREEILKSFTDQLRKISKDAGMPIQGQPCFCKYAQGADSVEPMFRHLKNTYGGLQLIIVILPGKTPVYAEVKRVGDTLLGMATQCVQVKNVVKTSPQTLSNLCLKINVKLGGINNILVPHQRPSVFQQPVIFLGADVTHPPAGDGKKPSIAAVVGSMDAHPSRYCATVRVQRPRQEVIQDLASMVRELLIQFYKSTRYKPTRIIFYRDGVSEGQFRQVLYYELLAIREACISLEKDYQPGITYIVVQKRHHTRLFCADRNERVGRSGNIPAGTTVDTDITHPYEFDFYLCSHAGIQGTSRPSHYHVLWDDNCFTGDEFQLLTYQLCHTYVRCTRSVSIPAPAYYAHLVAFRARYHLVDKEHDSAEGSHVSGQSNGRDPQALAKAVQVHHDTLRTMYFA; translated from the exons GAGCCGCTGGAGCCCAAGCCCTTTTTTCATTGCCTCGTCGACCGGGCTATGGCACCATTGGGAAACCCATCAAACTTTTGGCCAACTGCTTCCAGGTGGAAATACCCAAGATCGACGTCTATCTCTATGAGGTGGACATCAAGCCTGACAAATGTCCTCGCAGGGTCAACAG GGAGGTGGTGGACTCTATGGTCCAGCATTTCAAGGTGACCATCTTTGGTGACTGCCTGCCAGTTTACGATGGGAAAAGAAGCCTTTACACTGCTAACCCACTGCCTGTCGCCACTGGTGGG gTGGATCTGGATGTCACCCTGCCAGGTGATGGCGGAAAGGATCGCCCATTTAAAGTGACCATTAAGTTTGTTTCGTTGGTCAGCTGGCACATGCTGCATGAAGTCTTAACAGGACGCGCCATGGCCGAGCCAGTGGACCTGGACAAACCGATCAGCACTAACCCTGTTCATGCAGTGGATGTAGTTCTTCGACACCTGCCCTCCATGAA GTACACGCCTGTTGGAAGatccttcttctcctctccaGAGGGCTACGACCACCCTCTCGGTGGAGGGAGAGaggtttggtttggtttccATCAGTCAGTGCGGCCCGCAATGTGGAAAATGATGCTAAACATTGATG TTTCAGCCACAGCTTTTTACAAAGCCCAGCCAGTCATCCAGTTCATGTGTGAGGTCCTGGACATTCACAACATTGACGAGCAGCCCCGGCCTCTTACTGACTCCCACAGGGTCAAGTTCACCAAAGAGATCAAAG GTCTGAAAGTAGAAGTGACACACTGTGGAACCATGCGTAGGAAGTACAGAGTCTGCAATGTAACACGACGCCCTGCCAGCCTCCAGAC ATTTCCCCTGCAGCTTGAGAATGGTCAGACAGTTGAACGCACAGTGGCACAGTACTTCAGGGAGAAGTACAACCTGCAGCTAAAGTATCCCCACCTGCCATGTTTGCAGGTGGGCCAGGAACAGAAACACACCTACCTGCCACTGGAG GTGTGCAATATTGTTGCTGGCCAGCGCTGCATCAAAAAGCTAACAGATAACCAGACGTCGACCATGATCAAAGCTACTGCTCGCTCTGCACCGGACAGACAAGAGGAGATCAGCAGGCTG GTGAGGAGTGCAAACTATGAGTCAGACCCGTTTGTCCAGGAGTTTCAGTTCAGAGTTCGAGATGAGATGGCTCAGGTGACGGGCCGAGTCCTGCCCGCCCCCATGCTGCAATATGGCGGCAGG AACCGCACGGTGGCCACACCCAGCCACGGGGTGTGGGACATGAGGGGAAAGCAGTTTCACACTGGAGTGGAGATCAAGATGTGGGCCATTGCCTGCTTTGCCACACAGAGGCAGTGCAGAGAAGAGATCCTAAA GAGCTTCACTGACCAGCTGCGTAAAATCTCAAAGGATGCTGGGATGCCAATCCAAGGCCAGccatgtttttgtaaatatgcaCAAGGAGCAGACAGCGTGGAGCCAATGTTCAGACACCTGAAGAACACGTATGGGGGCCTGCAGCTCATCATCGTGATCCTACCTGGAAAAACACCTGTCTATG CTGAGGTGAAGCGGGTGGGTGACACCCTCCTTGGCATGGCCACTCAGTGTGTGCAGGTGAAGAATGTAGTGAAGACGTCGCCACAGACCCTTTCAAACCTGTGCCTCAAGATCAACGTCAAACTGGGAGGAATCAACAACATCCTGGTTCCACACCAACG ACCCTCAGTGTTCCAGCAGCCGGTCATCTTCCTTGGGGCAGATGTCACTCATCCTCCTGCAGGGGATGGGAAAAAGCCATCTATTGCAGCG GTGGTGGGCAGCATGGATGCCCACCCTAGCAGGTACTGTGCAACAGTGCGGGTCCAGAGGCCCAGACAGGAGGTGATCCAGGACTTGGCCTCAATGGTGCGGGAGCTCTTGATCCAGTTCTACAAATCAACGCGCTACAAGCCGACCAGGATCATTTTCTACAGAGATGGAGTGTCAGAGGGACAGTTCCGACAG GTGCTGTATTATGAGCTGCTGGCTATCAGGGAGGCTTGCATCAGTCTAGAGAAGGACTACCAGCCAGGGATTACCTATATCGTTGTGCAGAAACGTCATCACACAAGACTCTTTTGTGCAGATCGCAACGAGCGG GTTGGACGAAGTGGAAACATTCCTGCTGGCACCACAGTGGACACGGACATCACCCATCCCTACGAGTTCGACTTTTACCTCTGCAGTCACGCTGGAATCCAG GGTACGAGCCGGCCCTCCCACTACCACGTTCTTTGGGATGACAACTGTTTCACCGGCGATGAGTTCCAGCTCCTCACCTACCAGCTGTGCCACACCTACGTCCGCTGCACACGCTCCGTCTCCATCCCTGCACCGGCCTACTATGCCCACCTGGTGGCCTTCCGTGCTCGCTACCACCTGGTCGACAAAGAGCATGACAG TGCGGAGGGCAGCCATGTCTCGGGGCAGAGTAACGGCCGGGACCCTCAGGCACTGGCCAAGGCTGTCCAGGTCCACCACGACACACTGAGGACCATGTACTTTGCCTAA
- the ago3b gene encoding protein argonaute-3 isoform X2, whose product MEIGTTGAAGAQALFSLPRRPGYGTIGKPIKLLANCFQVEIPKIDVYLYEVDIKPDKCPRRVNREVVDSMVQHFKVTIFGDCLPVYDGKRSLYTANPLPVATGGVDLDVTLPGDGGKDRPFKVTIKFVSLVSWHMLHEVLTGRAMAEPVDLDKPISTNPVHAVDVVLRHLPSMKYTPVGRSFFSSPEGYDHPLGGGREVWFGFHQSVRPAMWKMMLNIDVSATAFYKAQPVIQFMCEVLDIHNIDEQPRPLTDSHRVKFTKEIKGLKVEVTHCGTMRRKYRVCNVTRRPASLQTFPLQLENGQTVERTVAQYFREKYNLQLKYPHLPCLQVGQEQKHTYLPLEVCNIVAGQRCIKKLTDNQTSTMIKATARSAPDRQEEISRLVRSANYESDPFVQEFQFRVRDEMAQVTGRVLPAPMLQYGGRPQQINPALSLQNRTVATPSHGVWDMRGKQFHTGVEIKMWAIACFATQRQCREEILKSFTDQLRKISKDAGMPIQGQPCFCKYAQGADSVEPMFRHLKNTYGGLQLIIVILPGKTPVYAEVKRVGDTLLGMATQCVQVKNVVKTSPQTLSNLCLKINVKLGGINNILVPHQRPSVFQQPVIFLGADVTHPPAGDGKKPSIAAVVGSMDAHPSRYCATVRVQRPRQEVIQDLASMVRELLIQFYKSTRYKPTRIIFYRDGVSEGQFRQVLYYELLAIREACISLEKDYQPGITYIVVQKRHHTRLFCADRNERVGRSGNIPAGTTVDTDITHPYEFDFYLCSHAGIQGTSRPSHYHVLWDDNCFTGDEFQLLTYQLCHTYVRCTRSVSIPAPAYYAHLVAFRARYHLVDKEHDSAEGSHVSGQSNGRDPQALAKAVQVHHDTLRTMYFA is encoded by the exons GAGCCGCTGGAGCCCAAGCCCTTTTTTCATTGCCTCGTCGACCGGGCTATGGCACCATTGGGAAACCCATCAAACTTTTGGCCAACTGCTTCCAGGTGGAAATACCCAAGATCGACGTCTATCTCTATGAGGTGGACATCAAGCCTGACAAATGTCCTCGCAGGGTCAACAG GGAGGTGGTGGACTCTATGGTCCAGCATTTCAAGGTGACCATCTTTGGTGACTGCCTGCCAGTTTACGATGGGAAAAGAAGCCTTTACACTGCTAACCCACTGCCTGTCGCCACTGGTGGG gTGGATCTGGATGTCACCCTGCCAGGTGATGGCGGAAAGGATCGCCCATTTAAAGTGACCATTAAGTTTGTTTCGTTGGTCAGCTGGCACATGCTGCATGAAGTCTTAACAGGACGCGCCATGGCCGAGCCAGTGGACCTGGACAAACCGATCAGCACTAACCCTGTTCATGCAGTGGATGTAGTTCTTCGACACCTGCCCTCCATGAA GTACACGCCTGTTGGAAGatccttcttctcctctccaGAGGGCTACGACCACCCTCTCGGTGGAGGGAGAGaggtttggtttggtttccATCAGTCAGTGCGGCCCGCAATGTGGAAAATGATGCTAAACATTGATG TTTCAGCCACAGCTTTTTACAAAGCCCAGCCAGTCATCCAGTTCATGTGTGAGGTCCTGGACATTCACAACATTGACGAGCAGCCCCGGCCTCTTACTGACTCCCACAGGGTCAAGTTCACCAAAGAGATCAAAG GTCTGAAAGTAGAAGTGACACACTGTGGAACCATGCGTAGGAAGTACAGAGTCTGCAATGTAACACGACGCCCTGCCAGCCTCCAGAC ATTTCCCCTGCAGCTTGAGAATGGTCAGACAGTTGAACGCACAGTGGCACAGTACTTCAGGGAGAAGTACAACCTGCAGCTAAAGTATCCCCACCTGCCATGTTTGCAGGTGGGCCAGGAACAGAAACACACCTACCTGCCACTGGAG GTGTGCAATATTGTTGCTGGCCAGCGCTGCATCAAAAAGCTAACAGATAACCAGACGTCGACCATGATCAAAGCTACTGCTCGCTCTGCACCGGACAGACAAGAGGAGATCAGCAGGCTG GTGAGGAGTGCAAACTATGAGTCAGACCCGTTTGTCCAGGAGTTTCAGTTCAGAGTTCGAGATGAGATGGCTCAGGTGACGGGCCGAGTCCTGCCCGCCCCCATGCTGCAATATGGCGGCAGG CCCCAGCAGATCAACCCTGCACTGTCGTTGCAGAACCGCACGGTGGCCACACCCAGCCACGGGGTGTGGGACATGAGGGGAAAGCAGTTTCACACTGGAGTGGAGATCAAGATGTGGGCCATTGCCTGCTTTGCCACACAGAGGCAGTGCAGAGAAGAGATCCTAAA GAGCTTCACTGACCAGCTGCGTAAAATCTCAAAGGATGCTGGGATGCCAATCCAAGGCCAGccatgtttttgtaaatatgcaCAAGGAGCAGACAGCGTGGAGCCAATGTTCAGACACCTGAAGAACACGTATGGGGGCCTGCAGCTCATCATCGTGATCCTACCTGGAAAAACACCTGTCTATG CTGAGGTGAAGCGGGTGGGTGACACCCTCCTTGGCATGGCCACTCAGTGTGTGCAGGTGAAGAATGTAGTGAAGACGTCGCCACAGACCCTTTCAAACCTGTGCCTCAAGATCAACGTCAAACTGGGAGGAATCAACAACATCCTGGTTCCACACCAACG ACCCTCAGTGTTCCAGCAGCCGGTCATCTTCCTTGGGGCAGATGTCACTCATCCTCCTGCAGGGGATGGGAAAAAGCCATCTATTGCAGCG GTGGTGGGCAGCATGGATGCCCACCCTAGCAGGTACTGTGCAACAGTGCGGGTCCAGAGGCCCAGACAGGAGGTGATCCAGGACTTGGCCTCAATGGTGCGGGAGCTCTTGATCCAGTTCTACAAATCAACGCGCTACAAGCCGACCAGGATCATTTTCTACAGAGATGGAGTGTCAGAGGGACAGTTCCGACAG GTGCTGTATTATGAGCTGCTGGCTATCAGGGAGGCTTGCATCAGTCTAGAGAAGGACTACCAGCCAGGGATTACCTATATCGTTGTGCAGAAACGTCATCACACAAGACTCTTTTGTGCAGATCGCAACGAGCGG GTTGGACGAAGTGGAAACATTCCTGCTGGCACCACAGTGGACACGGACATCACCCATCCCTACGAGTTCGACTTTTACCTCTGCAGTCACGCTGGAATCCAG GGTACGAGCCGGCCCTCCCACTACCACGTTCTTTGGGATGACAACTGTTTCACCGGCGATGAGTTCCAGCTCCTCACCTACCAGCTGTGCCACACCTACGTCCGCTGCACACGCTCCGTCTCCATCCCTGCACCGGCCTACTATGCCCACCTGGTGGCCTTCCGTGCTCGCTACCACCTGGTCGACAAAGAGCATGACAG TGCGGAGGGCAGCCATGTCTCGGGGCAGAGTAACGGCCGGGACCCTCAGGCACTGGCCAAGGCTGTCCAGGTCCACCACGACACACTGAGGACCATGTACTTTGCCTAA